The Mycolicibacterium brumae DNA window ACAGCTTGATGCTAGTCGACGGCTGAGGTCACTCCGGCCCGGAGAAGGTCAGACCCTCGCTGATCAGCGGGCCGTCCAGCAGGGCCTTGTCCTCGGCAAAACCCATCGACATCCGCCACGGCGCGTGATCGCCCTGCTTGGGCAACCAGCTAACCGACCGCTGCACATATCCGGCGCCGAAGTCCAACAGCGGGCGGGTTTCCATCCCGGGAGCGGCTTGCACGCAGGCGACGTCGTAACCGTGTTCGTCCATGTAGTCGAACAACTGGCACACGTACGGGCACAGGATGCCGACCTTCAGCGTCCAGGACGAGTTGGTGTAGCCGACGATGATCGACAGGTTCGGCACCCCCGACAACATGGTGCCGCGGTGCACCACACAGTCCGACAGGGTCACCGGCTTGCCGTCGACCGACAATGCCATACCGCCGAAAAGCTGCAGGTTCAGCCCGGTCGCCGTGACGATGATGTCTGCGTCGAGGTGGTCGCCGCTTTCCAGCTGGATCCCGGTCTCGTCGAACGTGACGATCCGGTCGGTGACCACATCGGCCTTGCCCTTGCGGATCGCGGTGAACAGGTCCGCGTTCGGGACCGCGCACAGTCGCTGGTCCCACGGGTTGTACGGCGGGTTGAAGTGGGTGTCGACGTCGTAGCCGCGCGGCAGCGCCCGGGCGTTGACGAACCGGATGAGCTTGCGCGCGGCTTTCGGGTGGTTTTGGCAGAACGAGTAGATCATCCGACCCTTGCCGATATTGAACCGCCGCGCCAACGCGTAGCCGCGCTCATCCCCGAATGCCTTCTGCAGGCCGATGGCAACCGGATCCACCTTGGGCAGCGGCATGATGTAGCTCGGGGTGCGTTGCAGCATGGTGATTTTGGCGGTCTTGTCGGCCATCGACGGGATCAGCGTCACCGCCGTCGCGCCGCTGCCGATCACCACCACCTTCTTCCCGGCGTAGTCGAGGTCCTCCGGCCAATGCTGCGGGTGCACGATCTGCCCCTGAAAGCGATCCCGGCCCTCGAAGACCGGCGTGTACCCCTCGTCGTAGTTGTAGTAGCCGGTGCCGGCGAAGATCCACCACGCGGTCATCTGGAATCGCTCGCCGCTGTCGGACCGCTCGACGGTCACCACCCAGTGCCGCTTGGCGCTGTCCCAATCGGCGGCGACGACGCGCTGCCCGCAGCGGATCCTGTCCCGCAGCCCGTTCTCGTCGACGGTCTCCTGCAGGTAGGCCAGGATCTGGTGAGCGTCGGCGATCGCCTCCCGCTCCGTCCACGGCTTGAA harbors:
- a CDS encoding flavin-containing monooxygenase, yielding MSTPSIETADAEIPVEHVDVLVVGAGISGIGAARYVAVEHPEKSIVILEGRDRLGGTWDLFKYPGIRSDSDLHTFGYDFKPWTEREAIADAHQILAYLQETVDENGLRDRIRCGQRVVAADWDSAKRHWVVTVERSDSGERFQMTAWWIFAGTGYYNYDEGYTPVFEGRDRFQGQIVHPQHWPEDLDYAGKKVVVIGSGATAVTLIPSMADKTAKITMLQRTPSYIMPLPKVDPVAIGLQKAFGDERGYALARRFNIGKGRMIYSFCQNHPKAARKLIRFVNARALPRGYDVDTHFNPPYNPWDQRLCAVPNADLFTAIRKGKADVVTDRIVTFDETGIQLESGDHLDADIIVTATGLNLQLFGGMALSVDGKPVTLSDCVVHRGTMLSGVPNLSIIVGYTNSSWTLKVGILCPYVCQLFDYMDEHGYDVACVQAAPGMETRPLLDFGAGYVQRSVSWLPKQGDHAPWRMSMGFAEDKALLDGPLISEGLTFSGPE